The Mus caroli chromosome 1, CAROLI_EIJ_v1.1, whole genome shotgun sequence genome has a window encoding:
- the LOC110304464 gene encoding C-X-C chemokine receptor type 1 produces MAEAEYFIWTNPEGDFEKEFGNITGMLPTGDYFTPCKRVPITNRQALVVFYALVSLLSLLGNSLVMLVILYRRRTRSVMDVYVLNLAIADLLFSLTLPFLAVSKLKGWIFGTPLCKMVSLLKEVNFFSGILLLACISVDRYLAIVHATHTLARKRYLVKFVCMGIWGLSLILSLPFAIFRQAYKPFRSGTVCYEVLGEATTDFRMTLRGLSHIFGFLLPLLTMLVCYGLTLRMLFKTHMRQKHRAMGVIFAVVLVFLLCCLPYNLVLLSDTLLGAHLIEDTCERRNDIDQALYITEILGFSHSCLNPVIYAFVGQNFRHEFLKILANHGLVRKEVLTHRRVAFHTSLTAIY; encoded by the coding sequence ATGGCCGAGGCTGAATATTTCATCTGGACTAATCCTGAGGGTGACTTTGAGAAAGAATTTGGAAATATCACGGGAATGCTGCCCACTGGAGATTATTTCACCCCCTGTAAGAGAGTTCCAATAACCAACAGGCAGGCTTTAGTTGTCTTTTATGCACTGGTGTCCCTTCTGAGCTTGCTGGGAAACTCGCTGGTGATGCTAGTTATCTTATACAGGCGAAGGACTCGATCCGTCATGGATGTCTACGTGCTGAACCTAGCCATCGCCGACCTACTCTTTTCATTGACCCTGCCCTTCTTGGCTGTCTCCAaattgaagggctggatttttggCACACCCCTGTGCAAGATGGTCTCACTCCTGAAGGAAGTCAACTTCTTCAGTGGTATTCTGCTGCTGGCCTGCATCAGTGTGGACCGATACCTGGCCATCGTCCATGCCACCCATACGCTGGCCCGAAAGCGCTACTTGGTTAAATTCGTGTGCATGGGCATCTGGGGTCTATCTttgattctgtctctgccttttgctATCTTCCGCCAGGCATATAAACCATTCCGTTCTGGTACAGTCTGCTATGAAGTCCTGGGTGAAGCCACAACAGATTTTCGGATGACCTTGCGGGGTCTGTCCCACATATTTGGCTTCCTCCTGCCACTGCTCACCATGCTGGTCTGCTACGGGCTCACACTGCGCATGCTCTTTAAGACCCACATGAGGCAGAAACACCGGGCCATGGGGGTGATCTTTGCTGTTGTGTTGGTCTTCTTGCTTTGTTGTCTGCCCTACAATCTGGTTCTGCTCTCAGACACTCTCTTAGGAGCCCATTTGATTGAAGATACTTGCGAACGCCGCAATGACATTGACCAGGCCCTGTATATTACTGAAATCCTGGGCTTTTCTCATAGTTGTCTTAACCCTGTCATCTATGCCTTTGTTGGCCAAAATTTTCGCCATGAATTCCTCAAGATCCTTGCTAACCATGGCCTCGTTCGCAAGGAGGTTTTGACACACCGCCGTGTTGCCTTTCATACATCTCTCACCGCTATTTATTAA